One region of Parambassis ranga chromosome 21, fParRan2.1, whole genome shotgun sequence genomic DNA includes:
- the acod1 gene encoding cis-aconitate decarboxylase: protein MLRKGITESFGAAIHALNTTQLTDGVITRSKRMMLDTLGVGLLGTRTAVFNKALKYSQMFTSEERSSVWGKADVALPPHYAAFVNGIAVHSMDFDDTWHPATHPSGAVLPALLALVETLPRPPSGLDLLLAFNVGIEVQGRLMRFSTEAYNIPERFHPPSVVGVMGSAAASAKLLGLSPAQCCHALAIAASSAGAPLANAATQTKPLHIGNAARTGLEAAQLALAGLEGNPAILDMHSGFGVYYKDYSPAAMADSASGGFRWILEDQDVAFKRIPAHLGMHWVVDAALAARVKLQNTDGPFDPSLIRSVTLRVPLSKYVNCPLPATEHQARHSFQFNACSALLDNKVTVDSFHHAQISRPALRELLSKVKVETPEENQPSFDKMYCEVEIETHQGQRHAARCDTFYGHWRKPLSQEDLVEKFSVNASSVLCTEGVGGVLYAIGDIERVRESSVLSSYLRMTNRAVLQHGETLSSHRI, encoded by the exons ATGCTGCGCAAG GGTATTACAGAGAGCTTTGGAGCTGCCATCCATGCACTGAACACCACGCAGCTGACAGATGGTGTGATTACCAGGAGCAAACGGATGATGCTGGACACCCTGGGCGTGGGGCTGCTGGGAACCAGGACAGCTGTCTTCAACAAGGCTCTCAAGTACAGCCAG ATGTTCACATCTGAGGAGAGGAGCAGCGTCTGGGGGAAAGCAGACGTCGCTCTCCCTCCTCACTACGCTGCATTCGTCAATGGAATCGCA GTTCATTCCATGGACTTTGACGACACGTGGCACCCCGCGACTCATCCGTCAGGAGCTGTGCTGCCCGCACTGCTGGCCCTGGTGGAGACGCTGCCCCGCCCGCCCTCCGGCCTGGATCTGCTGCTGGCCTTCAACGTCGGCATTGAGGTGCAGGGCAGACTGATGAGGTTCTCCACGGAGGCCTACAACATCCCCGAGAG GTTCCATCCTCCCAGCGTGGTTGGTGTGATGGGCAGCGCTGCGGCCTCAGCCAAGCTCCTGGGTCTGTCCCCGGCTCAGTGCTGCCACGCTCTGGCCATCGCCGCCTCCTCTGCTGGGGCTCCGCTGGCGAACGCTGCCACTCAGACCAAACCTCTCCACATAGGGAACGCTGCTCGGACAGGCCTGGAGGCGGCCCAGCTGGCTTTGGCGGGACTGGAGGGGAATCCGGCCATACTGGACATGCACTCGGGGTTTGGGGTTTACTACAAGGACTACAGTCCCGCAGCGATGGCAGACTCTGCTTCTGGTGGCTTCAGATGGATCCTGGAGGATCAGGATGTGGCGTTCAAGCGCATCCCGGCTCACCTGGGGATGCACTGGGTCGTGGATGCAGCTCTGGCAGCTCGTGTGAAGCTTCAAAACACAGACGGGCCCTTTGACCCGAGCCTGATCCGCAGCGTCACGCTCCGAGTTCCCCTATCCAAATACGTCAACTGCCCCCTACCTGCCACAGAGCACCAGGCCAGACACTCATTCCAGTTCAACGCCTGCTCCGCTCTGCTGGACAACAAAGTGACCGTGGACTCCTTCCACCATGCTCAAATCAGCCGACCCGCTCTGAGGGAGCTCCTGAGCAAAGTGAAGGTGGAGACGCCCGAGGAGAACCAGCCCAGCTTTGACAAGATGTACTGTGAGGTGGAGATAGAAACGCACCAGGGGCAGAGGCACGCAGCCAGGTGTGACACCTTCTACGGCCACTGGAGGAAGCCGCTGAGTCAGGAGGACCTGGTGGAGAAGTTCAGTGTGAACGCGTCCTCGGTGCTGTGCacagagggggtggggggtgtccTGTATGCGATAGGGGACAttgagagggtgagagagagctCAGTGCTGAGTTCATATCTGAGGATGACGAACAGAGCAGTTCTACAGCACGGAGAGACTCTGAGCTCACACAGAATCTGA
- the kctd12.1 gene encoding BTB/POZ domain-containing protein KCTD12.1 has translation MALADTERGAPGCGGDSSGALFSEIIELNVGGQVYVTRHKTLVAVPDSLLWTMFSKKSPKELARDSKGRFFLDRDGFLFRYILDYLRDLNLVLPDYFPERSRLQREADFFQLRDLAKRLSPRVSKDNSISEEISQSDTEDGAQQGSSGAMETLRTMSVSGAMRSPSLDSRKSGYITIGYRGSYTIGRDIQTDAKFRRVARITVCGKTSLAKEVFGDTLNESRDPDRPPERYTSRYYLKYNFLEQAFDKLTEVGFHMVACSSTGTCAYTSNDPNEDKIWTSYTEYVFCRE, from the coding sequence atggcacTGGCCGACACGGAGCGCGGGGCGCCCGGCTGCGGCGGGGACTCCTCCGGGGCCCTGTTTTCAGAGATCATCGAGCTGAACGTGGGCGGACAGGTTTATGTCACCAGGCACAAAACTCTGGTGGCCGTGCCGGACTCGCTGCTGTGGACCATGTTCAGCAAGAAGTCACCCAAGGAGCTGGCGAGGGACAGCAAAGGGCGCTTCTTCCTGGACAGGGACGGCTTCTTGTTCCGCTACATCCTCGACTACCTGCGAGACCTGAACCTGGTCCTGCCGGACTACTTCCCTGAGAGAAGTCGGCTGCAGAGGGAGGCGGACTTTTTCCAGCTGCGGGACCTCGCAAAGCGCCTCAGCCCGCGGGTGAGTAAGGACAACTCAATCAGCGAGGAGATCAGCCAGAGCGACACGGAGGACGGCGCGCAGCAGGGCTCCTCCGGCGCCATGGAGACTTTACGCACCATGTCCGTCAGCGGGGCCATGCGCTCCCCGTCCCTGGACTCCAGAAAGTCGGGCTATATTACGATAGGATACCGCGGCTCGTACACTATTGGCAGAGACATCCAGACCGACGCGAAGTTCAGGAGAGTGGCGCGCATCACGGTGTGCGGGAAGACGTCTCTGGCCAAGGAGGTGTTTGGGGACACGCTGAACGAGAGCAGGGACCCGGACAGACCTCCGGAGAGATACACGTCCCGCTACTATCTCAAGTATAATTTTCTGGAGCAGGCGTTTGACAAGCTGACAGAGGTGGGCTTCCACATGGTGGCCTGCAGCTCCACGGGCACCTGCGCCTACACCAGCAACGACCCAAACGAGGACAAAATCTGGACCAGCTACACCGAATACGTGTTCTGCCGGGAATAA